In the Pogona vitticeps strain Pit_001003342236 chromosome 2, PviZW2.1, whole genome shotgun sequence genome, AGGCTTCACTGGAGGAGAGCTATAGGGAGCAGCGGCCCCAACGCCCTCCAACCAAGAGGATCTACAATCAGGAGACACCCTTTCGGTGCCCAGACTGTGGGAAATGCCTCAGCCAGAAGGGTCACCTCAGGAGGCATCAGCGACTCCACAAGGCCGAGAAGCCCTACCGGTGTTCCTCTTGCGGCGAGGCCTTCAGCCAGAGCTTACGGCTGATCGTGCACAGCAGgactcacaccggggagaagcccTTCGAGTGCCCGCAGTGCGGGAAGCGCTTCCGTACGTGCACGGGGCTGGTGCATCACCGGCGGGTCCACGCGGAAGAGAAGGTCTACCGCTGCGCCGACTGTGGGGAGAACTTCCGGGAGAGATCACACTTTGCGGCCCACGAGAGGAGCCACATGGAAGGGAGGCCGTATCACGGCGGGTTCTGTGGCAAGACTTCCGATGGCCGCTCAGAGTTCGCCCAGCTCCACAGGAGGTCTCGCCCCAGGGAGAAGCCTTACGGGTGCTCGTTCTGTGGGAAAACCTTCACCAAGAGTTCTCATTGTCATGCCCACGAGAGGTCTCACACGGGGGAGAACCCCTGCAGGTGCCCGGTCTGCGGGAAGCGCTTCAGCTGCAACTCCCACCTCATGGTGCACGagaggatccacacgggggagaagccgtTCCCTTGCTCGGCCTGCGGGAAAAGCTTCCGGTCCCGCTCGCACCTCATTGTGCATGAAcggatccacacgggggagaagccgtaCTGGTGCTCCACCTGTGGGAGGGGCTTCACTGGGAAGTCCTACCTAACGGTCCACGAGAggacccacacgggagagaaaccttaCGGGTGTTCGACTTGTGGGAAGGGCTTCAGCCGTAACGCGGACCTTGTCCtccatcaaaggacccacacgggagagaaaccgtaccGATGCTCGGCCTGTGGGAAAGGCTTCAGCCGTCGGAAGCGCCTAGCTGCGCACGAAGAGAAGCATGTGGAGGGGTGCCTGGTGGCATCAAAAGTGTGAGAGTAGAGGGGAAAGGGTTTTTCCTCTTAAGTCACAGGTTAAATCACTGGGGAAGCAGAATCGTAGCCCTGTGGGAATGTGGGCACATTGTATGAATACCATCCCAgatcacttctctctctctctctctctctccctatctatctatctatctatctatctatctatctatctatctatctatctatctatctatctatctatctatctatctatccatctatccatccatccatctatccatatccatccatccatccatctatctatctatctatctatctatctatctatctatctatctatctatctatctatctatctatctgtctatccatccatccgtccgtccgtccgtccgtccatccatccatccatccatccatccatccatccatccatccatccatccatccatccatcccacaaGTGATTTATGCACCATAAATCAAAGGCACATGGTTATTCTTAATTTTTACCTTCCTTACATTGGCGACTGGATTTTGGTCTCTGTTGTGGGCTATATTTCTTGTACTATTAAAAATCTGCTCACCTGAAAACTGGTAGAACCGGTTTGTTGATGGGAGTCAATCCAGCCTGCTTGGACTTGGGGTGTTCCTCCATGGGGCAGGCGTGGGTAGGGGGCGCTGTCATCAGGAGTGCTTATATTGAGGAATGTACAGCTCCCATTAGGTCACTGCCCATGACTCTTTCACACTAGCAACTGTGAACAAGAATTCTGATAGACTGCATGAATGTATTGTGTGCGGGGACAGCCCTTGGAGACTGGCCAGATGTTACAGACAGACCTCACACAGGATGAATGTTGTGCATCAAGCTTCTTCTACTGTGCTGGTTCATGAGACAAGCACCCCGGGCATCTTATATGAACTTCACAAATTATATCAGATTCTTTAAATTGTGAGCAAGAAATCAACACCCAGTGtgcagcggcagtgaagaaggcccattccatgctaggtatcatttaaaaagggatagaaaataaaacagccaacatgataaTGCCGTTGTACAAAACgctggggctcttgagtctagaaaAAAAGGCACCCGAGGGGGAGACATGATTGAGAGGTATCAAattctgcaggggatggatcaagtggacggagggaagctcttttccctctcatgcagtaCCAGAATCAGGGGACCTCCATGCCAATGGAGGGTTGGGAGCGTGAGAAAAGACCAAAGGAAAGATTTATTAACCAAGCtggttgttagtctgtggaactccttaccacaggatgtgggtgatggtatctggcctaaatgccttgaaagggggattggacagattcctggaggaaaagtctatcgcAGGTGACAAACCAGGATGATGGGGATGTACGATCTCCaggcttttaaaaggaagggacctccaaatgccagatgcaggggagggggatcaggagatcTGGTGGTCTCgtctgctcccagaggcatctggtggggcctccTGTGAGATCCAGGGATATGGACTTacatgggcccttggcctgatccagcagggctcttcttaggttgtTATATAAATACTATTCACCTTTGAGGCTGAATACAGCTTTTTTTTATTAtaagcaaataaaatgaaaaataaattctttttcaGTCCACGGAAGGGCACACGAAGCCACATTGATAACTGGGCTGTAAAACAATCTTTGCGATTTTATCCTGAAGCATTCATTAGGTTTTAAACGTTGTGTTATTGCACATGCTTCTGTGGATATTGTTGGATATCAGATAACCAACCTTGGtttccccagaggttcttgaactacaactccccaaagctttcaccaccggctgtgctggccaggatttctgggagttgtagtccaagaaattttAGGGGAAGGAAGATTGGAAACGACAGCTCTGAGTAAAACGTTTTGTGTAATTTTGTTGTGGGAGAAGCAAGAAATGAACATTTGAAATGGAAGCACATCTCCCTGCAACTCTTATACAGCAGTTTCCCCCAGCTAGTCTTTAGTGTTTAAACTGGGACAGCATACCAGTAATTGTacgttttttaaatatttcatattttgttttctttatataaaCATTCCTCAGTTTAAAGTGTTGTTAAGCTCGGAGTGGAAagtgtccttctctctctctctctctctctctctctcactcactcactctctctctctctctcacacacacacacacacacacacacacacacacacacacacacacacacacacacacacacacacacacacacacacttacttacttacctacccaAACCGTGTTTTGTGTGTTATGTTCTGTGCCATTAGCTTGGAACGGACTTATAGCGATCCTCCAGCAGGACTTTCAAGGTCAGTaagctatttaaggagtagtttggGGGTGGCActctgggctaaaccgcagaagcctttgtgtgctgcagggtcagaagaccagcagtcgtaagatcgaatccacgtgacggagtgagcgcccgtcgcttgtcccagctcccgccaacctagcggttcgaaaacatgcaaatgcgagtagatcaacagggaccacctcggtgggaaggtaacagcgttccatgtctaagtcgcactggccatgtgaccacggaagattgtcttcggacaaaaacgctggctctatggcttggaaacagggatgagtaccgccccttagagtcgaacacgacaggacaaaaattgtcaaggggaacctttacctttacccttaccttGGGGGTGTCAGGACCGGGAATATAGAAGCAGCAGCAAATAGGAGAACTGATCGGTAGATCTTTCTGTCTTTGGGCAAAACACACTGGAGGGATAGCGAGTAAAACCAAAGAGAAGCTTATGGCCTCATTCATGGTGTAAATAAAGTCAGATTATAATACTGGGGAACTTGCTCATCCAAAAAAGAGCACCGGTTCTGTATCGTGCTTCATAACCTAACAACCGATGGAGGTTGGAAATAAACTCAAAATACAGCTGTGCTGTTCAGTTAGtagaaacataaaaaaaaatgcatgggaAAATACGGTGTCATAGAatcatgacgttggaaggggtcctgcgaggccatccagtccaaccccctgctcgaggcaggaatcgaaatcaaaagcagatctgccaggatGGTTGTCTAAGTTCCTTTTGAACGCCTCCAGCATTGGGAGCGCTCAccaggtcattggttccattgctgtgcCGCTGGAACAGGAAGTGTTTCATGATAGTCCCCTGAAATCtggagtggtccccaaccttgggtctccagatagtcttggactacaactcccagaagccttcaccaccaccacctctgctggccaggatttctgggagttgaagtcttggaacatctggagacccaaggttgggggggaTCACTACCTTTAGGTATAAAGTCGAGGTCTCTAGCTGCAAAGCCAAGGGTTGGGAGTCCAGTTTCCTTGTTCTGCTTCCTTAAGAGCAGCTGGATCTGacggatccatagggtccccaccagctctgcagttcaaagatatAAGATTACAAAATTCCTTTCCCCTTCTAATGAACTGGAGGAAAATCTTACCTCGGTCGCATGCATCCAAATGGGAGACTGCAGccacaaacacacaacacacacaacacacacacacacacacaacacgcacacacacaagcagcacACAGGGACTTAAGGAGCTTGCAAAAATCGTTTGAGATCAAGTCCAGATCCTACCGTATTTCCCCGCGTATGACACcctacttttccctaaaatccTGAGACTGAAAAGTAAgtgtggggggggtcgtcttatacacggggggAGGAGCCACGTGGTGGCGAAACCCGCCTCCTTAAGCCGAGGAGGAGTAAGCCACGTGGTTGCGAAGCGATTCTGCGAAGAGGGCTTTCCTCCAATCAGGAGCCCTTATGCAAATGAGGTCAGCTGATGCGGAggattttcccctccctcttccccgGGCCCGCGCGcgcgcgagcgagcgagcgagtgcgCGCGCGCCTTGCAAAGCGAGATCTGCAATGTCGGAGCATCCTGAGGCCAGCGAGAGGTcagaaagcatgaaaaaaaaCAAGCGGATGTCTTACTCCGCCAAATTCAAGCTGCACGTCATCAGCTACGCCAGCCAGCATGGGAACAAAGCTGCAGAGAGGCAGTTTGGACCCCCTCTCACGGAGTGCACCATCAGGcagtggaggaaacaggaagagcagctcctccagatgcccaAAAAGAAGAAAGCCTTAAGAGGGAAACCAGCCAAGTGGCCCAAGTTGGAGCAGCGCCTCAAGGCTTGGATCCTGGAGCAGCGCCAGAGCGGGATGCGCGTCCCCACCAAGCTCATCCAGCACCAGGCCCGGCTCTTTGCAAGGGACATGGAGATTGCGGATTTCGCCGGGAcggggaaatggtgcttcaatttcaTGAGGAGAGAAGGGTTGGCCATGAGGAGGCGACCCAAGGTCGCACCGAATATCCCGCCCGCGGAGGAGGATAAGATCCAACAGTTTCGCTCCTACGTCGTACAGCTTCGGGGGAAATACGCTATCGGGCCAAGACAGATCGCCAACATGGGGGTCGTGCCCCTCCATTTTGACATGCCTTCCATCAGGACCGTGGACGAGAAAGGCCTCAAAACAAGCGGCCCCGAAAAGATGCACTACACCGCCGTGCTCTCGTGCTGCGCGGACGGCACTAAACTGCCTCCTATGCTTCTTCTTAAGAGGAAAAAGTACCCTAAAGACGCCATCCCCACTGGCATCGTCGTGCAAGTCCATGAGAAGGCCTGGAAGAACGAAGACATCATGGCGGTCTGGTTTGCCGAGGTTTGGTCCAGAAGACCCCTCTTAAACAAGCCGGCCCTCCTTGTCTTGGATGAGTTCCGAGCCCATTTAACAGAAGAGACCAAAAAAGTTGCCT is a window encoding:
- the LOC110069981 gene encoding uncharacterized protein LOC110069981 isoform X1, translating into MEERTLSGKVLKGPGRGPCHGEDDGGPDLNMKNQPGKALVTIEDVAVHFTLEEWALLDPDQKALHQEVMRENHINIATLGKEVFHPETGMCPAYPHAGEFEERIGRREQDDPDGLSQTSWRREMGSVSLLCVESRGAPNQHSRKRQRKGPLKSGPEQPRNHTIRRRSKSSVAFPDRQHGCEEGAQASLEESYREQRPQRPPTKRIYNQETPFRCPDCGKCLSQKGHLRRHQRLHKAEKPYRCSSCGEAFSQSLRLIVHSRTHTGEKPFECPQCGKRFRTCTGLVHHRRVHAEEKVYRCADCGENFRERSHFAAHERSHMEGRPYHGGFCGKTSDGRSEFAQLHRRSRPREKPYGCSFCGKTFTKSSHCHAHERSHTGENPCRCPVCGKRFSCNSHLMVHERIHTGEKPFPCSACGKSFRSRSHLIVHERIHTGEKPYWCSTCGRGFTGKSYLTVHERTHTGEKPYGCSTCGKGFSRNADLVLHQRTHTGEKPYRCSACGKGFSRRKRLAAHEEKHVEGCLVASKV
- the LOC110069981 gene encoding uncharacterized protein LOC110069981 isoform X2, with protein sequence MEERTLSGKVLKGPGRGPCHGEDDGGPDLNMKNQPGKALVTIEDVAVHFTLEEWALLDPDQKALHQEVMRENHINIATLAYPHAGEFEERIGRREQDDPDGLSQTSWRREMGSVSLLCVESRGAPNQHSRKRQRKGPLKSGPEQPRNHTIRRRSKSSVAFPDRQHGCEEGAQASLEESYREQRPQRPPTKRIYNQETPFRCPDCGKCLSQKGHLRRHQRLHKAEKPYRCSSCGEAFSQSLRLIVHSRTHTGEKPFECPQCGKRFRTCTGLVHHRRVHAEEKVYRCADCGENFRERSHFAAHERSHMEGRPYHGGFCGKTSDGRSEFAQLHRRSRPREKPYGCSFCGKTFTKSSHCHAHERSHTGENPCRCPVCGKRFSCNSHLMVHERIHTGEKPFPCSACGKSFRSRSHLIVHERIHTGEKPYWCSTCGRGFTGKSYLTVHERTHTGEKPYGCSTCGKGFSRNADLVLHQRTHTGEKPYRCSACGKGFSRRKRLAAHEEKHVEGCLVASKV